The Mesorhizobium loti genome includes a region encoding these proteins:
- a CDS encoding heme ABC transporter ATP-binding protein, translated as MIEARDVSVAIAGKPIVTGVDFHARPGEIAAIVGPNGSGKTTFLKALSGELAYTGRVALNGRDLRAMKPVETAVQRAVLPQATTLSFPFTVREVVKLGLVGGRSGVLPGEDARLPERALARVDLDGFAGRFYQELSGGEQQRVQLARVLCQVWAPVLDGKPRYLFLDEPVSSLDIKHQLIIMNIARDFARRGGGVVAILHDLNLTAMYADRIFVMHRGRLAATGSPQDVLSDDLIEKVFDCRLRVGVLPAGNMPFVLPQSSVG; from the coding sequence ATGATCGAGGCAAGAGACGTTTCGGTTGCGATTGCCGGCAAGCCTATCGTCACCGGTGTCGATTTCCACGCGCGGCCCGGCGAGATCGCCGCCATCGTCGGCCCCAATGGTTCGGGCAAGACGACCTTCCTCAAGGCGCTTTCCGGCGAACTCGCCTACACCGGGCGCGTCGCGCTCAACGGCCGCGACCTCCGCGCGATGAAGCCGGTCGAGACCGCCGTCCAGCGCGCGGTGCTGCCGCAGGCGACGACGCTGTCGTTTCCGTTCACGGTGCGAGAAGTGGTCAAGCTTGGCCTTGTCGGCGGACGCTCGGGCGTCTTGCCGGGCGAGGATGCGCGGCTGCCGGAACGGGCGCTGGCGCGCGTCGATCTCGACGGCTTTGCCGGTCGTTTCTACCAGGAGCTTTCGGGCGGCGAGCAACAACGCGTCCAGCTTGCGCGCGTGCTGTGCCAGGTCTGGGCACCGGTGCTCGACGGCAAACCGCGCTATCTCTTCCTCGATGAGCCGGTTTCCAGCCTCGACATCAAGCACCAGCTGATCATCATGAACATTGCCCGCGACTTCGCCAGAAGAGGCGGCGGCGTGGTTGCCATCCTGCATGACCTCAATCTCACGGCCATGTATGCCGACCGGATCTTCGTCATGCATCGCGGCCGGCTGGCCGCCACGGGGTCGCCGCAGGACGTGCTGAGCGATGATCTGATCGAAAAAGTGTTCGACTGCCGGCTCAGGGTCGGCGTGCTGCCGGCCGGGAACATGCCCTTCGTTCTGCCGCAATCGTCGGTCGGTTGA
- the rirA gene encoding iron-responsive transcriptional regulator RirA, with product MRLTRQTNYAMRILMYCAANDDRLSRIPEIAAAYSVSELFLFKILQPLVEHGLVQTVRGRNGGVKLGRAAEAISLFDVVRVTEESFAMAECFENDAAECPLVDSCALNSALREALNAFFAVLARYTIADLVAARPNVRNLLGIDMLMERRAPAA from the coding sequence ATGCGGCTTACGCGCCAGACCAACTATGCCATGCGCATCTTGATGTATTGCGCGGCCAATGACGACCGGTTGAGCCGCATCCCCGAGATCGCGGCCGCCTATTCGGTGTCGGAGCTTTTCCTGTTCAAGATCCTGCAGCCGCTGGTCGAGCACGGCCTGGTCCAAACCGTGCGTGGCAGGAATGGCGGCGTCAAGCTTGGCCGGGCGGCTGAAGCCATCAGCCTGTTCGATGTCGTGCGCGTGACGGAAGAAAGCTTCGCCATGGCCGAATGCTTCGAGAACGATGCCGCCGAATGCCCGCTGGTCGACAGCTGCGCGCTGAATTCGGCGCTACGCGAGGCGCTGAATGCGTTCTTTGCCGTGCTCGCCCGCTACACGATCGCCGATCTGGTGGCGGCGCGGCCGAATGTGCGCAACCTGCTCGGCATCGACATGCTGATGGAGCGCCGCGCCCCGGCTGCCTGA